In Babesia microti strain RI chromosome IV, complete genome, the sequence TACTGGAAGAGACGCTGGAAGTCCCGGTTGACGCCTCCCTGCCGCCCTCCGTACGCGAATTAATTTATGAGTTCGTCCCGTCGCAAATCAAATCCCTTGGGGCCGAGGGAGTGGAACTGCCCGGGGGCTCGGAGCACGCGATAGTTGCGCTCCTCGGCTTTAGAAGGTGCCTTCGCTCCATGGCCGAGGGGGGGCTGGATCAGCCCTTTGCCTGGGTGCACGAACTGTCCCCCGGGTTTGCCTCCGCCGAATGGGCTCGCCTGGCCCTGGAGATGCCGGCGCGGGGCGGCGGCTGCTCCATCGCTGGCGTGAGCAACCGCATACGGAAGGTAAGGCGCAGCCACCACGTGCTGAAGGAGGTGCGGCTGGTCGGCAGCGACGGCTGCCTCTACCCCTTTTTGGTGCATCCGCTGGAGGCGGGTGCCCAAAGGAGGCTCGCCAGGTACAAGGGCCTGCAGCAGCTGGTGAACTCCCTCTTTGCTAGGCATAGGGCCACGAGGGCCAGGTCAGTTGAGTTTCCGGTCTTCCCGCTGCTTCCGTTGAACCCCTTCACCGCCTTGGTTGAGCACGACGCGCCTTCCCACTCCCTGCAGCAGCTCGTTGAGGGGCGTTTGGATTTGGACGCCGATAACAGGCGCCAAGGCCAGACTTGGGGCGAGTGTTTCACGTTTCCGGTGGATTTCAGGGCGGACGCGGCCTTAGTGATGGCGCTGCACAAGCTTTTGTCGGAGAGGGATCGGCTGCCAGTAGAGCTGCCAGTAGAAGGGGCTGCTCCATTTGAATTGATTTCGAAAATTGTGCCGAAGCATGTGCTGCGCCGGTCTCTGGCCCTGATTCATGGCAGCGACGCGGCGTCATTTCACAGCGCAGTCAGAGACTTTTCCACTTCTTACGCCGCGTTGTGCCTCTTCAACTTCGTATTGGCGCTACCGTATACCAAGCCCTTGCAGCTGCAGCTGGGTCCCGATTGCAGGGCCCATCAACTTGACTTTTTCCCGAGTTATCGCGGGGACCTTGCGCACCCTGCGGGCGCTGATGCTGTGGAGCTGCTCTTTAGAGACTCTGTGCCGTTCCGTTACACACCTAACATTGACGCGCTGATAGGGCCCTATGGGAAGCTCGGCCTAGTGCCTGCCGTCATGTACGGCGTTTCCTGCTGTctaaaaaaatatgaattccactttaaaaatatactcTCCCTAGCCATGCGCGATGACATCCTACAGCTATATGAAAACAGAGATAGTTCTCCTGCCTCCTGGGACAGGGAGGCGTTGGAATGCGCACAAAAAAATACGAAAAAGGTGCTGGACTATATATTTGCCTTTGCCGCCGCGGAGCCCGCGGCTCCGCGCTGGGGGAGAAGGGTAGAGGGGGAAAACGGAAGGCTAGTGGGGGAAAATGTAGAGGGCCCGCCCATAGACCATCGCATCCACTCGCTCGTGCAGTTCAGCTCCAAACCAGACACGCTTGCAAGCCTAAAAACCACCTGGCAGGCTTGGATCTGAGGTATTGGATGCAACTCGCATAGTTGTACACATTTATGTTAATGTATGTGAAAATGATCTCTTAATTGTAAAAGAAGCTTATTACAAGTTCCAGTAGGACTGTCTTATAGTAGTGAATATAACTAATTGGGTGTTTTGAGAGAATTAGGGTGTGGGTATAGTTAGACTGAATTTTGCGTTTTCGTGCGGGTTAAAGATCGACTAGACGATTTCGCACGTCTTGATGTCTTTGGGAGACTTGGCAACGATACTACGAGTCGTGGATTGGAGATCCAACTCTTCGCAACTCCCTATATCAGAACACTCATCTTCCGCAGCCTCCACTTGGTCTATGTCATCCACATTCCCGCTGATCATTGTCAGCAACACCGAGACTATAGTCACTTGTATTTGTGTGGCACAGCCTACGAGACAACCGTACAACGTAACCCTCATAAGCTCCTGGAATTCCTCCGGATTGGTAGAGTGTAAAATCTTAAAGTTGCGGGTGACGTAGTGGGCCAGTGCTAGTCCAAACCACATGAAAATGTTGACAAATCCTACACTTTTAGATACTAGAAAGCCCAGCTTGCTGCGGCGCTTGAGCGTACATATGTTTAAGATTGCTATTATTACAGCCAATGTGCCGCAAAATATGTCACCTAGGGTCATGGACAAGAGAGGTAGGCCTACGTTGGAATATACCTTTCCAGCCACGCCATATAGGCAAAGACCTAACAGTAATACTATAACATTCATACAACGTCCAACTGACACTAGTAATTTGTTGCAGAACGCCATCTCTCTATTTAAAAGTTCTAACTAGGGCAACGTACACGCCATGTAGATTAGTACTAGGATTGCGGGGAGGTACAATGGTATCGTGTTTTGCGGGGACTAATGTTAACCGCCCGCACAGATGGATTCAAGGCGGGAAATGGCGCTGAATCGCCATCCATTCCTTATCCTTACCCTTATCCTTATCCTTATCTAAAGTGTTGGAATGTAAAGAAATTCAAAGCTTGGTCGGGCATTAGCAGTGTCTGGGGGTGTGTGATGATCTGCAGCATCCATGGTAAAGGAATCTGGgcaaaaaaatttcataaatCCGAATTACCCGCTCACGAAGGTAAGATATCCCGCACATCTGGTGTATTCTTCTATATGTTTGAAAGTTTTGCTCTTGGAGTGGCGGTCAATGCTTCCTCCAATTATGTTGATGTATTGGGTGGATTATCCCTATTTACACTTAAGGCTGAAATCTGCCTAGCTCTAGTTGAATTGTTGAATTAGGAAAGGGCATTCTCTATTGTATGGCAGTTGAAACAATCTGTGGCAGCGGTGCTAGGATTCATCTTGGGGGTTATCCCCCTTAGGAGTTATTTAGGCTTTCTTCTCTACATTTTGGCACAATTTGCCGTGGTAGAGCTCTATGTAATTGTCTACAAAGTACCGGATTATGTACTGGATCTGAGGGAAATCATTTTCGAGGCTTCAATTGCCTCGTGCGGCTGCTTTGTGGTACGTATATACTCTAAGATAGCTATGGTGGGTCGTAACATACAGTGTTGTTCATTTCTGACACCCACTTCTGCTGTACAAAACTACACTACGACTATAATCGCTAATATCGTGTTAATTCACGTGTATTTCTAGTTTCTGTAGAATGAATCATTGTTGCAAGTATAGTCAACTCAACCTGTAGATCTTACACATATAAACTATATTGGTGATTTCGCTTCAGAGACTTGTCCATGGCTTCATTTGTATACACTCTTGGCAATCGTCAAGTCGGGGTACTTCATATACCCATAGTACTTTAGGTGTGAATCGTCCTGAATCAGCAACGCAACCTTTTCAATTGCGATTTCCACCTGCTGCTGATTGCCAAAAATAACCAGAACCCTTTCTTGCACTGGGGGATCCTCGTATGTCTGCTTAATGACCCGCATGTTGCAGCCGGAAGTCTCCATGATCTTTTTAAAGTCCCTATTTCGATCCATGGTAAACCTCAAACTTTCAGGCACCAACACCTCAATCTCCAATCTAATTTTGTCGCTAGGAAAATATTCATCGTCCAACAGTAGACGCGCAGTTTCCTCCTGCATGGCTTTGTAGAGCGGTCTAAGAGACCTCAAAATGTTAGTCAATTTGCCCTGAAATAGTAACACTCCCTTATTGTTGCTCCCAGGGAAATGAATTCGTTTAGTAGTTACTGATACTGTGATGTCGTGCTCGTGTTGCAACGCCTGTATTCGGTGTCCATTTGCTCCAAAAAAACTGCCAACCACTCCATGCCCAGCTAGTAGCTTGAATAAACTTTTCTTTCCATTACaagaaacaaatttttctGCCTCTAAAAATGCTGAAAAGGCTGGAGGAGAAATAGATTTTGGCTTTTTCCGCAGAATATCtgattcaaatttttccaatttattcaaaatagCAACTTCACCGGGCgtatattttttatcaaGTCTGGttaaaatatcgcaattttCGGGGGTTTCGGCCAGCTTTCCTACATTCTTATTAATGATGGGTGTCTCCTGATTTGTGCAGTTTATTATGCCAACCAAGTCTGATATGTCAGAAAGTTCAAAATCGCCGTCCAAATTCAAAGAATCCGTTGCAACATTTTGAGCCGTGATGtcaattttttggaaaacaTTCATATATTCCAAAGTGTTCACCTGGTTTGTTTGCTCGttggatgaaattgaattgtttcTAGTCGACACATCAAGATCCAAAGATGCTTCAAAGGAGAGTGCTAGAGCATCTGTTGGATTTTTGTAATTGCCATTAGTATGTGTATGTTTGTATGTATGCTTTTGTATGTTTAGTGCTGATACATCGCCCCAACGGTAATGCCCATCCATAATATTTGTGACGCATCTTGAAATTGACTCAGACACATGCCACTAAAATGGGTAGCTGaatctaaaaatgatgCGCTTACTCGAACAATAATAGTAACTAATAAGCCACTTTAAAAACGGTACCGGCTGGGATCGAACCAACGACCTTGTGGTTAACAGCCACACGCTCTAACCTGCTGAGCTACGGAACCCTCACGCGGACACGTCTTAATCAACCATGCAACCAACACCAATCATATAAACCTCATTAGCTTACTCCGatttattaatgaaatattgtCAGAAGATTAATAATGGTATTCATACTAATTTTTAAGGTAAATgttgaatttataataaataaaatttaactaatgtacaattaaatgGTCTTTgatgtgtaaataatctCATGTATGGTCTTATTCTTTATCACTATCGcatttagataaatttggtTGGTTTATCTCAAAAACACGCATgattttctaaataaatacaaaccTACTTCGAGAAGGTATGGGTTTTTGAACTCCAATGAATTCTCAATACTgcaattaattgatatgCCTCTATTTTTGAAATCCCAAAGTTTATCAATCACATTTTTGAGTTCAATGGGCATCTTGCCTTCATCATTCTTCTTGTCAACCATATCACAGCTTTATGTTGTGCTATCGCTATAAAAATGTCGTGCATACTCATTACTGCAATACagttaatatatttaagcCACGATTTTTACttgtgtaaaaatactaCTACTCATGTACTCTAGAAACAATTACATCATCtgacaaattattaaaggAGTTTATTATCTAACAACCTTAAACCTAGGTCTGTTGACTCTTTGCTTGCTTTTTACCCTATCATCAGTTTCTGTGATCCTCGCATGTTCTTCGGATGATAAACCCAATGTCTTTTCATTCCTCCTCTttttttcattatcatTCTTATCCGCCATTTCCTAAATGAATTGGCCACTCACTTTTTTCAATCTCTCATCATTCGCCTTTGCTAACTCACTAATATACTCACTCCTTGCTTCGtttatttgacattttaCCCTTTCGTTCAAGGTAATTGAGTAAGATAGCTCGATAAGGTTAGTCATcaatgtaattaatttgctGAGTGAATTAGCTACTTACGTATATTGATCCTTTGGTGGCAGTTTGAAGCTCATTTTTATACCCTTGTATGTATCACTTGGGACTGCATTTTCTTCACAATTGGCTGTGTCATCTGCTGCAATGATGTCACTGGAGTGGATGTATCGGACATATGGTGCAAGTTCTTGCAAATTCGCCTTCATAGTCGCTGTGAAATAGTTGTCAAATGCACTGATTGAGTTGGTGAAGGTGAATAAACCTTGAGTTACATCACCTGTATCGTGTCTAACAGCAGCACGTCTCACTTCAGGGTGatcattcaaaaattcatttaaaatcaaattgtttacaatTGTAAATGCGAACAGGTCCtacataaatatgtatattaccATTTTGCTGTAGACAATTGTTAGATTGAATATGTCATATTCGGGGAAGATAAGTTTTCTAGCGTTGTGAATCCAGAAGCATTGCCTCATCTTGAGCTATGTAAGTAGTGTTTTACTAaacatttgtataaaaCATCATGTAAATACTGTTGATATTAAAAtcttataaatttatacctTCAGTTCTGCCAGTAGGAAAACGAAATGTTTGATTCCTGGAGAAGATAATTCCAAATGATGGTAACCGAGAGATTTGATACAAACCTTTTCATTCTTTGTCATTGGAATGCaaatcataaataatgGCGTTAATGCGTCAAACCTAAATTAGATTTAAATTACCATTCATTTgcaatttgataatttgctTTGTAACCTTTGTATGCCCATATGCTAAGGAGGATTAAGGCAAGTGAGTATAAGGATATCCTTTTGAAAAATTCTGGTGGTAATTGAGGTTTTGAGTTTAATCGATAAATTTCTTTCATGCGATTAGTATGTTCTAAGGTCTTTTTATGACGTTCATACGCTAGGTCATTATGCTAACTTACTCTTTTTGTCGTatgaaaaatcaaattcatcaggATCCAATCCATCTGGATTTAATTCTTCAATacattgataattataagGAAGGAATAGCAATATTGATAAGGTGGTGATTGAAAGTACATCCAGATTCATTAACTGGGGATAGTCATTCTCAGCCTTAACTCCCATCACTTGTAATTAAGCAATTAACTAATTGAATCAACATTTATTCTAATTTATTAGATAAAGTATGTAGGATTAAATGGATTAAAGTGTCCAAGTCTTatgtaatttgtattaattatagGTTGTCTATATTTTAACTATTTTAGATGTATATTCAGTAATTGATACGGattatgcaaatttttaataattctatagttattaaattagttattcTTTCAGGTATAACGTTTGTCTGTCTAAAAAtagttaatttgttttgcTAAATCGGGACATGTTTGCCAGTGTCTGATTGTGCCTAAAACACTTGTAAACATGTAAAATTAGTTCTATTTGACTAATCATTTGTCATTTTCAAGATTatattattgtaaaatatataataatttaaatgtcAATAGTTCTATTCcacataaaattaaattctTGTCTCATTGATTTGTCAATATACTCACACCGATAAAGTATTgcgattatatatttatctCATTAAGAGGTCttatttgaatgattttatttgtttaaatccGGTAAGTTGTTGATTGTTGTAAATCAATAAGATATCTTAATAAATAGAATTCataattgtgtaaatgttaattgatgttttttaaataatacttTATGTTACACGTTCGAGTTTAAATTTGCATGTATGTTGAAAATAGTGAGTTAAAACATTACAAACATATAAACATacattatacatttatagATGTGTTTCAAACGATGATAGTACATCCCACTCATAACTATCATTGGAAGTATACATTATATCATTACTACTATGAACTTgtttcaatatatataattcagGCTGAAATTGTGGTATTTAGATACTTTGGTTGTTTTGTTTGTCAAAACAACATACATTGTTACACCAATAATTCTTCATGATACAATCTCcaacaaatgatataattcCAATCTAtgaaattcaaattttcattgtgtaatgtttattgtatatatatcaatcTTAATAGATTAAAAGCTTACTGACTAATTAAAATGCTCTTTAAATCGTACAActatttacaatttgtttgctataataaatatcatgTTATCTGATTagtgaattaattttatataaatgtaaatgcTACACTAATCATCGTATGCTGCGGTATATCTAAAATAGTTATACATGTTTGTTTGTATTACTCGAATATATAAGCatttttgatcaaatttcaaataatcaatCACATATATATCCATAACATCATAATTCAAGATTATAACTATGTATCAAACTAATCTGCAATTGGATGAGTGTATATTGgtttataaatacaattaccactacaaaaataatcattaagCATAAACAAGctacaatatttatacataaaatcaACTTTAAATGGCCAATTATACATAGCTGATTCCAAAATTAggcaaataataatacaggtttgtcaaaaattttg encodes:
- a CDS encoding hypothetical protein (overlaps_old_locusTagID:BBM_III06100), with translation MAFCNKLLVSVGRCMNVIVLLLGLCLYGVAGKVYSNVGLPLLSMTLGDIFCGTLAVIIAILNICTLKRRSKLGFLVSKSVGFVNIFMWFGLALAHYVTRNFKILHSTNPEEFQELMRVTLYGCLVGCATQIQVTIVSVLLTMISGNVDDIDQVEAAEDECSDIGSCEELDLQSTTRSIVAKSPKDIKTCEIV
- a CDS encoding conserved protein, unknown function (overlaps_old_locusTagID:BBM_III06105), with the protein product MVKESGQKNFINPNYPLTKERAFSIVWQLKQSVAAVLGFILGVIPLRSYLGFLLYILAQFAVVELYVIVYKVPDYVLDLREIIFEASIASCGCFVLWWVVTYSVVHF
- a CDS encoding telomere elongation protein (overlaps_old_locusTagID:BBM_III06105;~overlaps_old_locusTagID:BBM_III06110) is translated as MDGHYRWGDVSALNIQKHTYKHTHTNGNYKNPTDALALSFEASLDLDVSTRNNSISSNEQTNQVNTLEYMNVFQKIDITAQNVATDSLNLDGDFELSDISDLVGIINCTNQETPIINKNVGKLAETPENCDILTRLDKKYTPGEVAILNKLEKFESDILRKKPKSISPPAFSAFLEAEKFVSCNGKKSLFKLLAGHGVVGSFFGANGHRIQALQHEHDITVSVTTKRIHFPGSNNKGVLLFQGKLTNILRSLRPLYKAMQEETARLLLDDEYFPSDKIRLEIEVLVPESLRFTMDRNRDFKKIMETSGCNMRVIKQTYEDPPVQERVLVIFGNQQQVEIAIEKVALLIQDDSHLKYYGYMKYPDLTIAKSVYK
- a CDS encoding HCNGP-like protein (overlaps_old_locusTagID:BBM_III06115) is translated as MVDKKNDEGKMPIELKNVIDKLWDFKNRGISINCSIENSLEFKNPYLLEKIMRVFEINQPNLSKCDSDKE
- a CDS encoding conserved protein, unknown function (overlaps_old_locusTagID:BBM_III06120) — encoded protein: MNLDVLSITTLSILLFLPYNYQCIEELNPDGLDPDEFDFSYDKKTYERHKKTLEHTNRMKEIYRLNSKPQLPPEFFKRISLYSLALILLSIWAYKGYKANYQIANEWFDALTPLFMICIPMTKNEKVCIKSLGYHHLELSSPGIKHFVFLLAELKLKMRQCFWIHNARKLIFPEYDIFNLTIVYSKMDLFAFTIVNNLILNEFLNDHPEVRRAAVRHDTGDVTQGLFTFTNSISAFDNYFTATMKANLQELAPYVRYIHSSDIIAADDTANCEENAVPSDTYKGIKMSFKLPPKDQYTKLITLMTNLIELSYSITLNERVKCQINEARSEYISELAKANDERLKKEMADKNDNEKKRRNEKTLGLSSEEHARITETDDRVKSKQRVNRPRFKVVR